Proteins co-encoded in one Listeria ivanovii subsp. ivanovii genomic window:
- a CDS encoding DUF58 domain-containing protein, which yields MLKKRLLLASRWVIMLLIYTGLWAYTLFQGDTASWFLTYFFSFILIVLFLSSIYPLKAWKVHRHFAKNTYHDGDLIAMQVTFARKSRYPVGYLLFQQKIPLSFGKVNARQQLVYPLFNKKFTVTLDSFMGFRGIHTFAPIDLETSDAFGLLERSFHTTSKKSLTIYPSYFPDILEKIRESSPENERNAAFWTLKKNSNLHSLREFASGDRISLIDWKSSARIDQLMTREFENSATSRLSVIFYGANHPHFELSLRAAYSFIRKISEEHGEIRVSILGDKITKFAPSTGPNKLQEISTAFAELNPEKSLVLQESLDSNLHDGEKILLFTPDIDTMLMQKVTRLTDNKQLQIITFQSEQTKIVDAGALFLEPASLMSRWERENR from the coding sequence ATGTTAAAAAAACGTCTCTTGTTAGCATCCAGATGGGTTATCATGCTACTTATTTATACTGGACTTTGGGCATACACCTTGTTTCAGGGTGATACAGCAAGTTGGTTTCTAACATATTTTTTTAGTTTTATCTTAATTGTATTATTTTTATCCTCGATTTACCCACTAAAAGCTTGGAAAGTGCATCGTCATTTTGCTAAAAATACCTATCATGATGGTGATTTGATAGCTATGCAAGTGACTTTCGCTCGAAAATCTCGTTATCCAGTGGGTTATTTGTTATTCCAACAAAAAATACCGCTTAGTTTTGGTAAAGTAAATGCCCGCCAACAGCTAGTATATCCACTTTTCAACAAAAAGTTCACCGTGACACTAGATAGCTTTATGGGATTCCGAGGTATTCATACCTTTGCGCCGATTGATTTAGAAACAAGTGACGCTTTTGGCTTGTTGGAACGTTCTTTTCACACAACTTCCAAAAAATCATTAACTATTTACCCGAGCTATTTTCCCGACATACTAGAAAAAATCCGAGAATCTTCACCTGAAAACGAGCGAAATGCAGCTTTCTGGACGCTTAAAAAAAATTCTAACTTGCATAGTCTACGCGAGTTTGCTTCCGGTGATCGAATTTCTTTAATTGATTGGAAGTCTTCTGCTAGAATAGATCAATTAATGACACGCGAATTTGAAAATAGCGCCACATCTCGTTTGTCCGTTATTTTTTATGGTGCTAATCATCCACATTTCGAGTTATCTTTACGAGCAGCTTATTCGTTTATCCGAAAAATTTCTGAAGAACATGGCGAAATCCGCGTGAGTATATTAGGCGACAAAATAACGAAATTCGCCCCTTCTACTGGACCAAATAAACTACAAGAAATTTCTACTGCATTTGCTGAACTTAACCCCGAAAAAAGTTTAGTTTTACAAGAATCACTTGATAGTAATTTACATGATGGTGAAAAAATCCTGCTATTTACACCCGATATTGACACCATGTTAATGCAAAAAGTGACTCGTTTAACGGATAATAAACAGTTGCAAATAATTACTTTCCAATCCGAACAAACGAAAATAGTGGATGCTGGAGCGTTATTCCTTGAACCCGCCAGCTTGATGAGCAGATGGGAGCGTGAAAACAGATGA
- a CDS encoding AAA family ATPase has product MSTEPSIKIEQIINEVEKVIVGKRHVIKLSLTALLAGGHVLLEDVPGVGKTMMVRTLAKTIGVSFKRIQFTPDLLPADVTGVSIFNPETRDFEFRPGPIMGNIVLADEINRTAPRTQAALLEGMAENSVTVDGITRKLADPFFVMATQNPIEYEGTYALPEAQLDRFLLKINIGYPTVEEEMQLLTLKQYQDPLDQTQQVVTQNELLDLKQQAKHVFIDDALKNYIIRLVDASRKHASVALGISPRGSLTFMQAAQAFALIEGREYVIPDDIQYLAPHIFTHRLILKSEAYYNEETPESIITSILKDTSVPVEKR; this is encoded by the coding sequence ATGTCTACAGAGCCATCCATTAAAATAGAACAAATTATAAATGAAGTTGAAAAAGTGATCGTCGGTAAACGACATGTGATTAAATTAAGCTTAACAGCGCTACTTGCTGGAGGGCATGTATTACTTGAAGATGTTCCTGGTGTCGGTAAAACGATGATGGTGCGTACTTTAGCCAAAACAATTGGTGTATCCTTCAAACGAATTCAATTCACACCAGACCTATTACCAGCGGATGTGACAGGGGTATCGATTTTCAACCCTGAAACACGAGATTTTGAATTTCGCCCAGGTCCAATTATGGGCAATATTGTGCTTGCAGATGAAATTAATCGTACTGCTCCGAGAACACAAGCTGCCCTTCTTGAAGGCATGGCGGAAAATAGTGTAACCGTTGATGGAATCACGCGCAAACTAGCTGATCCATTTTTCGTTATGGCGACCCAAAATCCGATCGAATATGAAGGAACCTACGCATTACCAGAAGCCCAGTTAGACCGTTTTTTACTGAAAATCAATATCGGTTACCCAACGGTAGAAGAAGAGATGCAATTACTTACATTAAAACAGTATCAAGATCCACTCGACCAAACTCAGCAAGTCGTGACTCAAAATGAATTGCTCGACTTAAAACAACAAGCTAAGCACGTTTTCATTGATGATGCTTTGAAAAACTATATTATCCGTTTAGTTGATGCTAGCCGTAAACATGCTTCGGTTGCTCTTGGAATTAGTCCACGTGGCTCTTTAACTTTCATGCAAGCAGCGCAAGCCTTTGCACTTATTGAAGGGAGAGAATATGTCATTCCAGACGATATCCAATATTTAGCACCCCATATTTTTACCCACCGTTTAATTTTAAAATCAGAAGCCTATTATAATGAGGAAACACCCGAATCGATTATTACTTCTATTTTGAAAGACACGTCAGTTCCGGTAGAAAAGAGGTAA
- a CDS encoding PucR family transcriptional regulator ligand-binding domain-containing protein: MSVKLGDLMKLPSLKEAKVVSGKSGLSKLVSSISVLEYTEVALLDDELFDNNEFYGSEIVVSAFVNICNDVEAQCRTIERLHKVGEVALILYYVGIFIPKLDKKFIDYANELDFTIIVMPENEMSLRYSEVIYEVVEAIVKQEMTDTNFVSESLEQISNVRPAQRNIDTTLKILSDRTHVSLVLTDNSFQVINSITWPRTRQWDFDQIIEASKQLGDNELATWIQAERTVYTAKKPIFQDGMQAMHLFMMKEKDTLTTDVAMQISEVVQVFMNLWGKNYVEISTAELMKAILNDESLKMRRLGKILNVDVSSIKWMWLVKTEDIRDNEQVLSELKSFVASHFNVSLIDLFEKNIVVLLDNSVAQRDRTHTAQTFAEMMMQLGMKLKITVCQGMEHTSDVQYAYSLVNENKKASNAIYARKLIYSLQEMDFAAKCVEVVERGELSIAEHLRPLKPIEENEELLETLSVFLLEGESNYNQAAELLFLHKNTIKYRIQRINELLQYPVTKIPESYNLYLAVAVRRLLSETNNNN; the protein is encoded by the coding sequence TTGAGTGTAAAATTAGGAGATTTAATGAAATTACCATCTTTAAAAGAAGCGAAAGTAGTGTCAGGGAAATCAGGTTTATCTAAGTTAGTTTCTTCTATCTCTGTTTTAGAATATACCGAAGTGGCCCTTTTAGATGATGAGTTATTTGATAATAATGAATTTTATGGTAGCGAAATTGTCGTATCTGCCTTTGTAAATATTTGCAATGATGTTGAGGCGCAGTGTCGAACGATTGAGAGATTACATAAGGTTGGGGAAGTGGCATTAATTTTATATTACGTCGGGATTTTTATTCCAAAGTTAGATAAAAAATTTATTGATTATGCGAATGAGTTAGATTTTACTATTATCGTGATGCCTGAAAATGAAATGTCGTTGCGTTATAGTGAAGTGATTTATGAAGTGGTGGAAGCTATCGTGAAACAAGAAATGACGGATACTAATTTTGTGAGTGAATCACTAGAACAAATATCCAATGTCAGACCAGCACAACGCAATATCGATACAACGCTTAAAATTCTGTCTGATCGGACGCACGTATCACTTGTTTTAACGGATAATTCATTTCAAGTAATTAACTCGATTACTTGGCCGAGAACGCGCCAATGGGATTTTGACCAAATAATTGAGGCGTCAAAACAACTAGGTGATAATGAACTAGCAACATGGATTCAAGCTGAACGAACAGTTTATACAGCAAAAAAACCGATTTTTCAGGATGGTATGCAGGCAATGCACTTATTTATGATGAAAGAAAAAGACACGCTTACGACGGATGTTGCGATGCAAATTAGCGAAGTAGTCCAAGTATTTATGAATTTATGGGGCAAGAATTATGTGGAAATTAGCACGGCTGAACTGATGAAAGCTATTTTAAATGATGAAAGTCTAAAAATGCGTCGGTTGGGAAAAATTCTAAATGTGGATGTTTCTTCTATTAAATGGATGTGGCTTGTGAAAACCGAAGACATTCGAGATAATGAACAAGTTTTAAGCGAATTAAAAAGCTTTGTAGCTAGCCATTTTAATGTTTCTTTGATTGATTTATTTGAAAAGAACATTGTTGTATTGTTAGATAATTCGGTTGCGCAGCGGGATCGTACCCATACGGCACAAACCTTTGCTGAGATGATGATGCAGCTTGGAATGAAACTAAAAATTACGGTTTGCCAAGGGATGGAACACACATCAGATGTTCAATATGCCTACTCACTCGTAAATGAAAATAAGAAAGCCTCCAATGCAATTTATGCAAGGAAGCTCATTTATTCCCTTCAAGAAATGGACTTTGCGGCTAAATGTGTGGAAGTTGTGGAACGCGGCGAATTGTCGATTGCGGAACATTTGCGACCACTGAAACCGATAGAAGAAAATGAAGAATTGCTTGAGACGCTCTCAGTATTTTTATTAGAAGGAGAGTCGAATTATAACCAAGCAGCAGAATTACTTTTCCTTCATAAAAATACGATTAAATATCGGATTCAACGGATAAATGAATTGTTACAATACCCGGTAACGAAAATTCCTGAGTCGTATAATCTCTATTTAGCAGTTGCTGTGAGACGATTACTTAGTGAAACGAACAATAATAATTAA
- a CDS encoding cytosine permease has translation MTTKKTEQQTQSWQSLAFVWTGAMICVPSLLVGGTLISGMSLWETILIALIGYGVIVLFMIYQGMQSSDLGIPAVSVASQVFGEQGSKKIISIILAIACLGWFGIQANVCGAAFSQFLGIYGINLPVPVSSLIWGIIMLLSAIYGIRILSILNYIAVPILLFVCIYGLIVSLNDGGLAVVQNYKPAGSMSFMTGLAITIGSFALGAVIAGDYSQYTKSRKDVVKAAIVGILPSGVLMIAVGAILALTAGTADISVVFTNLGLPVLGIIGLILAAWTTNAVNAFSGGIAIINVFNIPEKYHKVAVAAAGGLGTLLAVIGILNHFVPIMSVLSAMVPPVAGVMIASYWIVQKGDKSKWAPVSGVNWLGVSAWLVGAVIAGIPVILTFFPSLPQLPNQPLIGIILSLAVYLIGAKVLSSKTNNVENLEGK, from the coding sequence ATGACAACGAAAAAAACAGAGCAACAAACACAATCTTGGCAAAGTTTGGCATTTGTATGGACAGGCGCAATGATTTGCGTACCGAGTCTCCTAGTTGGGGGAACACTTATTTCGGGTATGTCTCTTTGGGAAACGATTTTAATAGCACTTATAGGATACGGCGTTATTGTCTTATTTATGATATATCAAGGAATGCAAAGTAGTGACTTAGGAATTCCGGCAGTAAGCGTGGCATCTCAAGTTTTTGGGGAGCAAGGTTCTAAAAAAATTATTTCGATTATTTTAGCGATTGCGTGTCTTGGTTGGTTTGGGATTCAAGCCAACGTTTGCGGCGCAGCATTTTCCCAGTTTCTAGGTATTTATGGCATTAACTTACCAGTACCTGTTTCTTCCTTGATTTGGGGAATTATTATGCTACTTTCGGCAATTTATGGAATTCGGATTTTGAGCATTTTGAATTATATTGCCGTTCCGATTTTACTATTTGTTTGTATTTACGGGTTGATTGTTTCACTTAATGACGGCGGACTGGCGGTTGTTCAAAATTATAAGCCAGCTGGCAGTATGTCGTTTATGACGGGGCTGGCAATTACGATTGGTTCATTTGCATTAGGAGCAGTTATTGCGGGAGATTATTCGCAGTACACAAAATCGCGTAAAGATGTTGTGAAAGCAGCAATTGTTGGGATTTTGCCATCAGGTGTACTGATGATTGCTGTTGGGGCGATTCTTGCATTAACTGCAGGAACAGCAGATATTTCGGTTGTATTTACGAATCTAGGCTTGCCAGTACTTGGAATTATTGGTCTGATACTAGCAGCTTGGACAACAAATGCAGTTAATGCCTTTTCTGGCGGGATTGCGATTATCAACGTTTTTAATATCCCGGAAAAATATCATAAAGTAGCTGTTGCGGCAGCAGGTGGACTAGGAACTTTGCTAGCGGTAATTGGTATTCTTAATCATTTTGTTCCAATTATGTCCGTACTTTCGGCGATGGTTCCACCGGTTGCGGGAGTTATGATTGCATCGTACTGGATCGTTCAAAAAGGGGACAAATCGAAATGGGCACCTGTTTCGGGCGTCAACTGGCTTGGTGTAAGTGCTTGGTTAGTTGGTGCAGTAATTGCAGGAATTCCTGTCATCTTGACATTTTTCCCGTCGCTACCGCAATTACCAAACCAACCGTTAATTGGAATTATCTTGTCGCTCGCTGTTTATTTAATTGGAGCAAAAGTATTAAGTAGCAAAACGAACAATGTAGAAAATTTGGAGGGGAAATAA
- a CDS encoding DUF917 domain-containing protein: protein MRYLDEQAIENISIGAAFLGTGGGGDPYIGKMMALTAIKKYGPVKLLSPEEIADDDYFIPAAMMGAPSVLIEKFPKGDEFVRVFEKLGKYLGKEVKGTFPMEAGGVNSMIPIVVAAQLGLPLIDCDGMGRAFPELQMVTFHLDGISATPMAITDEKGNIGIMETIDNKWTERLARVTTVEMGASSLVSLYPCDGAQIKQSSIKHIVTLSEEIGKVIRETSLDEAEKLQKLLNVTKGYHLFEGKITDVVRETRAGFNFGRVRIDGLNKDAENEVIVHFQNENLVAEKNGEPIAITPDLICMVDLETLMPVTTEALKYGKRVRVMALPADDAWRTEKGIETVGPRYFGYDVDFEPLEELVQKEERRHV, encoded by the coding sequence ATGCGTTACTTAGATGAACAAGCGATTGAAAATATTTCGATTGGGGCTGCTTTTTTAGGAACTGGTGGCGGAGGAGATCCTTACATTGGCAAAATGATGGCACTCACTGCAATTAAAAAATATGGTCCAGTGAAACTTTTATCTCCAGAAGAAATTGCCGATGATGATTATTTCATTCCAGCAGCGATGATGGGTGCGCCTTCTGTTCTTATTGAAAAATTCCCTAAAGGCGACGAGTTTGTCCGCGTTTTTGAAAAGTTAGGAAAATATTTAGGCAAAGAAGTCAAAGGAACATTTCCAATGGAAGCAGGTGGAGTTAACTCGATGATTCCAATTGTTGTGGCGGCTCAACTAGGCTTGCCACTAATCGATTGTGATGGGATGGGACGCGCTTTTCCAGAACTGCAAATGGTAACTTTCCATTTAGACGGAATATCAGCAACACCAATGGCGATTACAGACGAAAAAGGTAATATTGGAATTATGGAAACGATTGATAACAAATGGACTGAACGGCTTGCACGAGTTACTACTGTTGAAATGGGCGCGAGTTCACTTGTAAGTTTGTACCCTTGTGACGGTGCACAAATTAAACAAAGTAGTATTAAACATATTGTGACACTTTCCGAAGAAATTGGTAAAGTTATCCGCGAAACTTCACTTGATGAAGCCGAAAAACTACAGAAACTTTTAAATGTAACGAAAGGCTATCATTTATTTGAAGGTAAGATTACCGATGTCGTTCGTGAAACGCGCGCCGGCTTTAACTTTGGTCGGGTAAGAATTGATGGGTTAAATAAAGATGCGGAAAACGAAGTCATCGTTCATTTTCAAAACGAAAATCTAGTAGCGGAGAAAAATGGAGAACCAATAGCGATTACCCCAGATTTAATTTGTATGGTGGATCTGGAAACACTAATGCCGGTCACAACCGAAGCCCTGAAATACGGCAAACGTGTCCGCGTGATGGCACTTCCAGCCGATGATGCTTGGCGGACAGAAAAAGGTATCGAAACAGTTGGACCACGCTATTTTGGTTATGATGTTGATTTTGAACCATTAGAAGAACTTGTTCAAAAGGAGGAGCGCCGCCATGTATAA
- a CDS encoding hydantoinase/oxoprolinase N-terminal domain-containing protein, protein MYKIGIDVGGTNTDAVILDENQKLIHSVKMPTSEDIETGITESLHRVLNETGIDRSKVTHAMLGTTQCTNAIVERKKLAKVGVLRLGYPATASVLPYTAWPEDMVSFLSGKYKLTGGGYEYDGQVLSEINEIEIRATLTAWKGMVESVAVVGVFSSLKNDQELAVQQIIAEELGADIPVSISSTVGSVGLIERENATILNAALFKVIAATSNGFEKALEQEGIEHAEIYLCQNDGTLMSLNYARQFPILTIACGPTNSIRGASYLAGLKDAMVLDVGGTTSDIGVLTDGFPRESSLAVDVGGVRTNFRMPDIISIGLGGGSIVRENDGEITIGPDSVGYRISEEALVFGGKTLTTTDIAVRLGMADIGDAKLVAHIPTDFAEKAYEKIAHMTEDAIDKMKTSSSNVNLVLVGGGSVIIPDEITGVASIFRDKNGPVANAIGASISQISGQYEQIYIYSQIAREEALQDAEQKAREQASLAGAVTDTIEVVEVEEIPLAYHPGNATRLRVKVVGNLV, encoded by the coding sequence ATGTATAAAATTGGGATTGACGTTGGTGGTACAAACACAGATGCAGTTATTTTAGATGAAAATCAAAAACTCATTCATAGTGTCAAAATGCCAACAAGTGAAGATATTGAAACAGGAATTACCGAATCATTACACCGCGTTTTAAATGAAACAGGAATTGATCGCTCGAAAGTAACACATGCAATGCTTGGAACAACGCAATGTACCAATGCAATTGTCGAACGTAAAAAGTTGGCAAAAGTGGGCGTTCTTCGTTTAGGATATCCAGCGACAGCGTCCGTTTTACCTTACACAGCATGGCCAGAAGATATGGTGAGTTTTTTATCTGGAAAATACAAATTAACAGGCGGTGGCTACGAGTACGATGGTCAAGTGCTATCCGAAATTAACGAAATAGAAATTCGTGCCACTTTAACAGCGTGGAAAGGGATGGTTGAATCTGTTGCTGTCGTGGGTGTCTTCTCTTCTTTAAAAAATGACCAAGAATTAGCAGTTCAACAAATTATCGCAGAAGAACTAGGCGCAGATATCCCCGTTTCTATTTCATCGACAGTTGGTTCCGTGGGGCTAATTGAACGTGAAAATGCAACTATCTTAAATGCAGCTCTCTTCAAAGTTATTGCGGCAACTAGTAATGGTTTTGAGAAAGCACTCGAGCAAGAAGGAATTGAACATGCAGAAATCTATTTGTGCCAAAATGACGGAACATTGATGTCGCTGAATTATGCAAGACAATTCCCAATTTTAACAATCGCTTGTGGACCGACAAATAGTATCCGCGGCGCATCCTATTTAGCCGGATTGAAGGATGCGATGGTACTTGATGTTGGTGGTACAACTTCGGATATCGGAGTACTTACAGACGGTTTTCCTCGTGAGTCTTCACTGGCGGTTGATGTTGGCGGAGTAAGAACTAATTTTAGAATGCCAGATATTATTTCGATTGGTCTTGGCGGCGGTAGTATTGTTCGCGAAAATGATGGCGAAATCACAATTGGTCCAGATAGCGTCGGTTACCGGATTTCTGAAGAAGCACTCGTTTTTGGTGGAAAAACATTAACAACTACGGATATCGCCGTTCGTCTAGGAATGGCAGATATTGGTGACGCGAAATTAGTCGCACATATTCCAACCGATTTTGCTGAAAAAGCATATGAGAAAATCGCTCATATGACGGAAGACGCGATTGATAAAATGAAAACGAGCTCGAGTAACGTGAATCTTGTTTTAGTTGGTGGTGGAAGCGTGATTATCCCTGACGAAATCACAGGTGTAGCATCCATTTTCCGTGATAAAAACGGTCCAGTCGCAAATGCAATCGGTGCATCCATTTCACAAATCAGCGGACAATATGAGCAAATTTACATCTATTCGCAAATCGCACGCGAAGAAGCTTTGCAAGATGCAGAACAAAAAGCAAGAGAACAAGCAAGTCTTGCTGGAGCTGTTACAGACACGATTGAAGTCGTAGAAGTAGAAGAAATTCCACTTGCTTATCATCCAGGCAACGCTACAAGGTTACGAGTGAAAGTTGTCGGAAATTTGGTTTAA
- a CDS encoding DUF3130 domain-containing protein, which produces MSEIKVKTATFQKHANQLESASNGNYLPLKNGNIAYSRANSINQLRSALIDLVDVMEGFQQVAKQDAARLEKMGKAYNKQDKSVAKKISQLEVR; this is translated from the coding sequence ATGAGTGAAATCAAAGTAAAAACAGCAACTTTCCAAAAACACGCCAACCAACTGGAAAGCGCCAGTAACGGGAACTATTTACCACTAAAAAATGGGAATATCGCTTATTCACGAGCCAATTCTATTAATCAACTTAGGTCCGCACTGATTGACTTAGTGGATGTCATGGAAGGTTTTCAACAAGTCGCAAAGCAAGATGCCGCCCGATTAGAAAAAATGGGAAAAGCTTATAACAAACAAGATAAAAGTGTCGCGAAGAAAATCAGTCAGCTGGAGGTACGCTAA
- a CDS encoding DUF4926 domain-containing protein, with protein MFKEYDIVYSSVDLNEKVITGTKGVILMILDSENEIYEVEFVNKNNETIEVTEVKGTQLKK; from the coding sequence ATGTTTAAAGAATATGATATTGTATATAGCTCTGTAGACTTAAATGAAAAAGTTATCACAGGAACTAAAGGTGTAATCTTGATGATATTAGATTCAGAAAATGAAATCTATGAAGTTGAGTTTGTAAACAAAAATAATGAAACAATTGAAGTTACAGAAGTTAAAGGAACGCAATTAAAAAAATAA
- a CDS encoding isochorismatase family protein: protein MGEEVIFVRHDDGIGQELTKGNAGLEIYHEFEPKTDEEIFDKTVISAFKESRLLEYIVSKGGK from the coding sequence ATCGGTGAAGAAGTAATTTTTGTTCGCCATGATGATGGAATAGGGCAAGAACTAACAAAAGGTAATGCAGGATTGGAAATATATCATGAGTTTGAACCAAAAACAGATGAAGAAATATTTGATAAGACAGTGATAAGTGCTTTTAAAGAATCCCGCTTGTTAGAATACATTGTTTCAAAAGGTGGAAAATAA
- a CDS encoding HD domain-containing protein, with protein MKITNELYGTFEIESVLEELISSPSVARLGEIHQGGASYLVNPFWNVTRLEHSIGVMLFIRRFGGSLEEQIAGLLHDVSHTAFSHAADYALELEKEDYHEQIFEEFVKNSTIPSILGKYGFSYEEILADISKWTILEQDAPELCADRIDYTLLDCYRHGKISLAEVECFLESLVIINGHVYLTDVTIAEWFVKQYYAEVIDYFYDPRNVYAHEVLADALRIALQQKTITVADFQLTDGKLLAKLKQNPEVNEKIQLLSSEVCFEENDLDYTFHQKKKARLINPSVWVDGLLIPVGDISKKVREMNQLAAKKSASGIYLKVISKKKKSI; from the coding sequence ATGAAAATTACGAATGAACTTTACGGAACTTTTGAGATTGAAAGTGTGCTGGAAGAATTAATTTCAAGTCCTTCTGTCGCTAGGCTTGGGGAAATACATCAAGGCGGTGCTAGCTATCTAGTAAACCCGTTTTGGAACGTTACGAGATTAGAGCATTCGATTGGTGTGATGCTTTTTATTCGGCGTTTTGGTGGTTCTTTAGAGGAACAGATCGCAGGTTTACTTCATGATGTATCACATACTGCCTTTTCTCATGCTGCTGACTACGCACTTGAACTAGAAAAAGAAGATTATCATGAACAAATTTTTGAAGAATTTGTTAAAAACTCGACTATTCCAAGCATTTTGGGAAAATATGGTTTTTCTTATGAAGAAATTTTAGCAGATATTTCGAAATGGACTATTTTAGAGCAAGATGCCCCTGAACTTTGTGCGGATCGGATTGATTATACATTGCTTGATTGTTATCGCCATGGGAAAATTAGTTTGGCAGAAGTGGAGTGTTTTTTGGAAAGCTTAGTTATTATAAATGGACACGTTTATTTAACGGATGTAACTATCGCGGAATGGTTTGTAAAGCAATATTATGCGGAAGTAATTGATTATTTTTACGATCCGCGGAATGTGTATGCCCATGAGGTTCTGGCTGACGCACTTCGCATAGCTTTGCAGCAGAAAACAATAACAGTAGCGGATTTTCAATTAACGGATGGTAAGTTGCTTGCTAAATTGAAGCAAAATCCCGAAGTTAACGAGAAAATCCAGTTGCTTTCGAGTGAGGTTTGCTTCGAAGAGAATGATTTGGATTACACGTTTCATCAAAAGAAAAAAGCGCGACTAATTAATCCATCGGTTTGGGTGGATGGCTTGCTTATTCCAGTTGGAGATATTTCTAAAAAGGTCCGCGAAATGAATCAACTCGCAGCCAAAAAAAGTGCATCTGGTATTTATCTGAAAGTAATATCTAAAAAAAAGAAATCAATCTAA
- a CDS encoding TetR/AcrR family transcriptional regulator, with the protein MAESLITKNAIASGLMELCQNKRFEKISITDITNICGLNRQTFYYHFTDKYDLLRWTYENDVFHCLADGITLENWDNHVLKMLESMKLNANFYKNTVSADASILTRSFSKLTCSLFMDLFEKLDTNATVKMSDRIFYAEFFSYGCSGVLVTWISRGLKEAPETIANQFFRLAKDTEFLASRMYQEEN; encoded by the coding sequence ATGGCGGAATCACTAATCACCAAAAATGCAATTGCAAGTGGATTAATGGAATTATGCCAAAATAAACGCTTCGAAAAAATTAGTATTACCGATATAACCAATATTTGTGGGCTAAATAGGCAAACTTTTTATTACCATTTTACCGATAAATACGATTTACTAAGATGGACCTATGAAAATGACGTTTTTCACTGCTTGGCGGATGGAATAACGCTGGAAAACTGGGATAATCATGTACTAAAAATGCTGGAATCGATGAAATTAAATGCCAATTTTTATAAAAATACAGTTTCCGCAGATGCGAGTATTCTCACGCGTTCATTCTCTAAGTTGACTTGTTCATTGTTTATGGATTTATTTGAAAAACTGGATACGAATGCAACTGTAAAGATGAGTGACCGGATCTTTTATGCGGAGTTTTTTTCGTATGGGTGTTCAGGGGTGTTAGTTACTTGGATTTCGCGAGGGTTAAAAGAAGCGCCGGAAACAATTGCGAATCAGTTTTTCCGTCTAGCAAAAGATACTGAATTTTTAGCGAGTAGAATGTATCAAGAAGAAAACTAG